A single Bifidobacterium scardovii JCM 12489 = DSM 13734 DNA region contains:
- a CDS encoding glycosyltransferase family 2 protein, with product MKQNTPATLTFVVPAYNMETYLERCISSLLSASDTSDIEVLIVDDGSSDSTPQLADTYEKRWPSVRAIHQQNKGHGGAVNTGIANARGTYIKVVDADDWVDPQSIDTMMATLREQRASGDPVDMVVTNYVYDKVSKRRKHVVNFRRAMTPGEIQGWDDLGRFGIAEYILMHALIFRTEVVRASGMRLPEHTFYVDFIYAYQPFTQVRTILYLDMPFYHYFIGREGQSVQTDVMIRRVNQLRLVNRRMVEATPEPGTVPDGLYRYMIHFLAIESSVTSVFLILSRDPENYKLKDQLWADLDAASPAISHDVRKKLIARAINLPGSVGRWIIRQGYRIAEGIVGFN from the coding sequence ATGAAGCAGAACACCCCGGCAACACTGACGTTCGTGGTGCCCGCATACAATATGGAGACCTATCTTGAGCGCTGCATTTCCTCGCTGCTGTCGGCGAGCGACACCAGCGACATCGAGGTGCTGATCGTCGACGACGGTTCCTCCGACTCCACTCCCCAGCTGGCCGACACGTACGAGAAGCGCTGGCCGAGCGTGCGCGCGATCCATCAGCAGAACAAGGGGCACGGCGGCGCGGTGAACACCGGCATCGCCAACGCGCGCGGCACGTACATCAAGGTCGTGGACGCCGACGACTGGGTCGACCCGCAGTCGATCGACACGATGATGGCCACGCTGCGCGAGCAGCGCGCGTCCGGCGACCCGGTCGATATGGTCGTCACCAACTACGTGTATGACAAGGTGAGCAAGCGCCGCAAGCACGTCGTCAATTTCCGCCGCGCCATGACGCCCGGCGAAATCCAGGGATGGGACGATCTGGGCCGGTTCGGCATCGCCGAGTACATCCTCATGCACGCGCTCATCTTCCGCACCGAGGTGGTGCGCGCTTCGGGCATGCGGCTGCCGGAGCACACCTTCTACGTGGATTTCATCTACGCCTATCAGCCGTTCACCCAGGTGCGGACGATACTGTACCTGGATATGCCGTTCTACCACTACTTCATCGGCCGCGAGGGCCAGAGCGTGCAGACCGACGTGATGATCCGCCGCGTCAACCAGCTGCGGCTCGTGAACCGCCGCATGGTGGAGGCGACGCCGGAACCGGGCACCGTGCCCGACGGGCTGTACCGCTACATGATCCATTTCCTCGCGATCGAGAGCTCGGTCACCAGCGTGTTCCTGATCCTGTCGCGCGATCCGGAGAACTACAAGCTCAAGGACCAGCTGTGGGCCGACCTCGACGCCGCGTCCCCCGCGATCAGCCATGACGTGCGCAAGAAGCTGATCGCGCGTGCGATCAATCTCCCCGGTTCCGTCGGCCGCTGGATCATCCGCCAGGGCTACCGCATCGCGGAAGGCATCGTCGGCTTCAACTAG
- a CDS encoding ABC transporter permease, with protein sequence MNDMRNMDTTDKSAKTDKTVKRPGPSAFRTAFMIAFRSMPDCGSLPALLVQMAAAPAFTALFYLMLTEAAPRVGAAAGAAAASTAMATALVPAIGACSAQASVAMASLLAEDRFTGVLPYMMLGSGSRIAPWAGRLCAGLGVSMASSCCAMLVSLLATGALPAAGLWPSMLLMMAVSLVASLGVGLLTAVLSLMFDDALLLTNLIGYVLPLVGGVVAPASVFPAPVARTVHALPITWMTDAARALTAGHPATAFACMGAGLAVGLGWAVSALVCWRMCMALSRRRGTVTGLGM encoded by the coding sequence ATGAACGATATGAGGAATATGGATACGACGGATAAGTCAGCCAAGACGGATAAGACGGTCAAGAGGCCTGGGCCATCGGCGTTCCGCACCGCGTTCATGATCGCTTTCAGGTCGATGCCTGACTGCGGCTCGCTGCCGGCGCTGCTGGTGCAGATGGCGGCGGCTCCGGCGTTCACTGCCCTGTTCTACCTGATGCTGACCGAAGCGGCTCCGCGTGTCGGTGCCGCCGCCGGCGCCGCCGCGGCCTCGACGGCCATGGCAACGGCTTTGGTCCCGGCTATCGGGGCCTGTTCGGCGCAGGCGAGCGTGGCCATGGCCTCGCTGTTGGCGGAGGACCGGTTCACGGGCGTGCTGCCGTACATGATGCTCGGTTCCGGATCGCGGATCGCCCCATGGGCTGGCCGGCTGTGCGCCGGGCTCGGAGTGTCGATGGCGAGTTCCTGCTGCGCGATGCTCGTCTCGCTGCTGGCCACCGGAGCACTGCCCGCTGCGGGACTCTGGCCGTCCATGCTGCTGATGATGGCGGTGTCGCTGGTCGCATCGCTGGGTGTCGGTCTGCTGACGGCCGTATTGAGTCTGATGTTCGACGACGCCTTGCTGCTCACCAACCTAATCGGCTATGTACTGCCTCTGGTCGGCGGCGTGGTGGCTCCGGCGAGCGTGTTCCCCGCGCCGGTGGCCCGTACGGTCCACGCGCTACCGATCACGTGGATGACCGACGCCGCGCGCGCCCTAACCGCCGGGCATCCCGCCACGGCCTTCGCCTGTATGGGCGCGGGGTTGGCGGTCGGTTTGGGTTGGGCCGTCTCGGCGCTGGTGTGCTGGCGCATGTGCATGGCGCTGAGCCGCAGGCGCGGCACCGTGACCGGACTGGGCATGTGA
- a CDS encoding ABC transporter ATP-binding protein, with amino-acid sequence MHSANTLNIRNTIARFRTLGGCGSINAISAIVSSGDGVGTGSGSRAESGATPSGRHTDQPAVGDPVLRLDHVSRSFGRGNGRHQAVRGISLTVDAGRIVCLLGPNGAGKTTTMKMIATLLTPDGGSISVCGVDAVRRPRDARRHLSLLLGGDRGFYLRVSAIENLRYFAQLAGVPSSVRETRIAEALDWVGLADVANNRVETFSRGMTQRLHIARTMLNHAPLLLLDEPTNGLDPENAHAVRTLVSRLRGQGTGILLTTHALAEAEALADRTDIIDGGRIIASGTTADLSEAMDIDGVTMWTAESFGERDRERLNRLDGVRYVDANERNGLWTVNVAWSHREPELPGAGVARLGIRAATLEETYLALLEARHERESAAGGFDGDIGDGKAR; translated from the coding sequence GTGCATAGCGCCAATACTCTCAATATCCGCAATACCATAGCCCGCTTCCGCACCCTCGGCGGTTGCGGTTCCATCAATGCCATCAGCGCCATCGTATCCAGCGGCGACGGGGTCGGAACCGGCTCGGGTTCCCGCGCCGAATCCGGCGCGACACCGAGCGGACGGCATACGGACCAGCCCGCAGTCGGCGATCCCGTGTTGCGGCTCGACCATGTCTCCCGCTCCTTCGGCCGGGGCAACGGGCGGCACCAAGCCGTGCGCGGCATCTCACTGACCGTCGACGCCGGGCGCATCGTCTGTCTGCTGGGGCCGAACGGCGCCGGCAAAACCACCACGATGAAGATGATCGCCACGCTGCTCACGCCGGATGGCGGGTCGATCAGCGTCTGCGGCGTGGACGCGGTACGGCGGCCGCGTGACGCCCGTCGCCATCTGTCGCTGCTGCTGGGCGGCGACCGCGGGTTCTATCTGCGGGTCAGCGCCATCGAGAATCTGCGATATTTCGCGCAGCTCGCCGGCGTGCCGAGCAGCGTGCGCGAGACGCGCATCGCCGAGGCCCTGGACTGGGTCGGGCTGGCGGATGTCGCGAACAACCGCGTGGAGACGTTCTCCCGCGGCATGACGCAACGGCTGCACATCGCCCGGACGATGCTCAACCATGCGCCGCTGCTGCTGTTGGACGAGCCGACCAACGGGCTCGACCCGGAAAACGCGCATGCGGTCCGGACCTTGGTATCGCGGCTGCGCGGTCAGGGAACAGGCATCCTGCTGACCACCCATGCGCTGGCCGAGGCCGAGGCTCTGGCCGACCGCACCGACATCATCGACGGGGGCCGCATCATCGCCTCGGGCACCACGGCGGACCTGTCGGAGGCGATGGACATCGACGGCGTGACCATGTGGACGGCCGAATCGTTCGGCGAGCGCGACCGCGAACGGCTGAACCGTCTGGATGGCGTGCGATACGTGGACGCCAACGAACGCAACGGCCTGTGGACGGTGAACGTCGCGTGGTCGCATCGGGAGCCGGAGCTGCCGGGCGCCGGCGTGGCGAGGCTCGGCATCCGGGCGGCGACGTTGGAGGAAACGTATCTGGCGCTGCTGGAGGCGCGGCACGAACGCGAATCCGCAGCCGGCGGATTCGACGGCGACATCGGCGACGGAAAGGCACGGTGA
- a CDS encoding ammonium transporter has protein sequence MDTGNAAWMLTSASLVFLMTPGVAFFYGGMVRAKAVLNMLMLEAAALSVTAVIWTLWGWSIAYAGTSIGGIFGDPATGFLLKDSMVAKDGVFTAADTSGSYPGSIDVAFQVTFAMITVGLICGALAERVKYSTWMIFVALWITFDYAPMAHMVWNKGLLSGDGAISQAIGAAAHDFAGGTVVHINAAMAALVIVLIIGKRKGFGTQPFRPHNVPFVMLGAFLLWFGWFGFNAGSAFAANGTAGYAWMSTTAATAAAMLAWGFTEKIRSGHYTAMGAASGMVAGLVAITPAADVVSPLWAMVIGAISGVLTCFACGLKFKFGYDDSLDVVGVHGVGGLTGTVLIGFFGEGTGLLAGGDWRQLAVQVIIALCAMLYSGVITAIIAFALEKTIGWRVSEAQEVGGIDLADQGERAYDFAGTASSVLKEVR, from the coding sequence ATGGACACCGGAAATGCTGCATGGATGTTGACATCCGCGTCCCTGGTTTTCCTCATGACGCCGGGTGTGGCGTTTTTCTACGGAGGCATGGTTCGTGCCAAGGCCGTGCTGAACATGCTGATGCTGGAGGCGGCCGCGCTGTCGGTCACCGCCGTCATCTGGACCCTGTGGGGCTGGTCGATCGCCTATGCGGGCACGTCGATCGGGGGAATCTTCGGTGATCCCGCAACCGGCTTCCTTCTCAAGGACTCGATGGTCGCCAAGGACGGCGTCTTCACCGCCGCCGACACGTCCGGCTCCTACCCGGGCAGCATCGACGTCGCCTTCCAGGTCACCTTCGCGATGATCACTGTCGGCCTGATCTGCGGCGCGCTCGCCGAACGCGTCAAGTACAGCACCTGGATGATCTTCGTCGCGCTGTGGATCACCTTCGACTACGCGCCGATGGCGCACATGGTCTGGAACAAAGGCCTGCTGTCCGGCGACGGCGCGATCTCCCAGGCGATCGGCGCCGCGGCCCACGACTTCGCAGGCGGCACCGTCGTCCATATCAACGCCGCAATGGCCGCGCTCGTGATCGTGCTGATCATCGGCAAGCGCAAGGGCTTCGGCACGCAGCCGTTCCGCCCGCACAACGTCCCGTTCGTCATGCTCGGCGCCTTCCTGCTGTGGTTCGGCTGGTTCGGCTTCAACGCCGGTTCCGCCTTCGCCGCGAACGGCACTGCCGGCTATGCGTGGATGAGCACCACCGCGGCCACCGCGGCCGCCATGCTCGCCTGGGGCTTCACCGAGAAGATCCGCTCGGGCCACTACACCGCGATGGGCGCCGCCTCGGGCATGGTCGCCGGTCTGGTCGCCATCACCCCGGCCGCCGATGTGGTCTCCCCGCTGTGGGCCATGGTCATCGGCGCCATCTCCGGCGTGCTGACCTGCTTCGCCTGCGGCCTCAAGTTCAAGTTCGGCTACGACGACTCGCTTGACGTGGTCGGCGTGCACGGCGTCGGCGGCCTCACCGGCACCGTCCTCATCGGCTTCTTCGGCGAGGGCACCGGCCTGCTGGCCGGCGGCGACTGGCGCCAGCTGGCCGTGCAGGTCATCATCGCGTTGTGCGCCATGCTCTACTCCGGCGTGATCACCGCGATCATCGCCTTCGCCCTGGAGAAGACCATCGGCTGGCGCGTCAGCGAAGCCCAGGAGGTCGGTGGCATCGATCTTGCCGATCAGGGCGAACGCGCATACGATTTTGCTGGTACTGCCAGCTCCGTTCTCAAGGAGGTAAGGTGA
- a CDS encoding mycoredoxin gives MTDTTNSASSSIDVYGADWCGDCKRAKAALTRLGAAYTWHNIETEDGAADRAVEISGQKHIPVVLYGDGAFQVEPSATDIEQKLKELGVID, from the coding sequence ATGACCGATACCACCAACAGCGCATCCAGCAGCATCGACGTGTACGGGGCCGACTGGTGCGGCGACTGCAAGCGCGCGAAGGCCGCGCTCACCCGTCTTGGGGCGGCGTACACCTGGCACAACATCGAAACCGAGGACGGCGCGGCCGACCGGGCCGTCGAGATCAGCGGCCAGAAGCATATTCCGGTGGTGCTGTACGGCGATGGCGCGTTCCAGGTCGAGCCGTCCGCCACCGACATCGAGCAGAAGCTCAAGGAACTGGGCGTCATCGACTGA
- a CDS encoding C69 family dipeptidase produces the protein MSCTTILVGKAASYDGSTIIARNDDSGSGRYDPKRFVAVDPADQPRRYRSTLSHVDIDLPDDPCRYSIVPNVLPNRGVLAEAGVNEHNVAMSATETIAVNERVLAADPLVALRPSSGEAGEAGYRAEQPGGIGEEDIITLVLPYVRTAREGVRRLGELLEQYGTYESNGVIISDVDEIWYVETIGGHHWIARRVPDDCYATIPNQLGIDDFDLADAFGAQREYLCSADLRGFMADNHLSRTVRPAAVGAAGFAAGSSAASGDRFNPRMAFGTSTPKDRIYNTPRAWYMQRHLNPSEDWDSPSARYTPVSGDIPWCRVPENAVTIEDVDFLMSSHFEDTPYDPYGTLGTPESRHRYRPIGINRTGHMVAMQLRPYAPESSRAVMWIAYGSGPFTAVAPFYANVADTPAYLRDTTPEVSTDNLYWTNRLIAALADAHWFDTNNAIEGYAEQVRVFGHRLVADTDASLAGGGEDAGDIDSVRARLEAANGTMADYLRTHTTKLLGDVLYTASNLMRNSFAMSDRWV, from the coding sequence ATGTCATGCACCACCATACTTGTCGGAAAGGCCGCCAGCTACGACGGCTCCACCATCATCGCCCGCAATGACGATTCGGGTTCGGGGCGCTACGATCCCAAGCGGTTCGTGGCAGTGGACCCGGCCGATCAGCCGCGGCGCTACCGCAGCACGCTCAGCCACGTCGATATCGATCTGCCGGACGATCCCTGTCGGTATTCGATCGTGCCGAACGTGCTGCCCAATCGCGGGGTGCTCGCCGAGGCCGGCGTCAACGAGCATAACGTGGCGATGAGCGCCACCGAGACCATAGCCGTCAACGAGCGCGTGCTGGCCGCCGATCCGCTCGTGGCGCTGCGGCCGTCCTCGGGCGAGGCCGGCGAGGCCGGGTACCGCGCCGAGCAGCCGGGCGGCATCGGCGAGGAGGACATCATCACCCTCGTGCTGCCGTACGTGCGCACCGCGCGCGAAGGCGTGCGGCGGCTCGGCGAGCTGCTCGAGCAATACGGCACATACGAATCGAACGGCGTGATCATCTCCGACGTGGACGAGATCTGGTACGTCGAAACGATCGGCGGCCACCATTGGATCGCCCGCCGCGTGCCCGACGACTGCTATGCGACGATTCCCAACCAGCTCGGCATCGACGACTTCGATCTGGCCGACGCCTTCGGCGCCCAACGCGAGTATCTGTGCAGCGCCGATCTGCGCGGGTTCATGGCGGACAACCACCTCTCCCGCACGGTGCGCCCCGCCGCTGTGGGGGCCGCCGGGTTCGCCGCCGGCTCCTCCGCCGCTTCCGGCGACCGGTTCAACCCGCGCATGGCCTTCGGCACGAGCACGCCCAAGGACCGCATCTACAACACGCCGCGCGCTTGGTACATGCAGCGCCATCTGAACCCGAGCGAGGACTGGGATTCGCCTTCCGCGCGCTATACGCCGGTATCCGGTGACATCCCGTGGTGCCGCGTGCCCGAAAACGCCGTGACCATCGAGGACGTGGATTTCCTGATGTCGTCCCACTTCGAGGACACGCCGTACGACCCGTACGGCACATTGGGCACGCCCGAATCGCGGCACCGCTATCGCCCGATCGGCATCAACCGCACCGGGCATATGGTCGCCATGCAGCTGCGCCCGTATGCGCCGGAATCCAGCCGCGCGGTGATGTGGATCGCCTACGGCTCGGGCCCGTTCACCGCCGTTGCGCCGTTCTACGCGAACGTCGCGGATACGCCGGCCTACCTGCGCGACACCACTCCGGAAGTGTCCACCGACAACCTGTACTGGACGAATCGGCTGATCGCCGCGCTGGCGGACGCGCATTGGTTCGACACCAACAACGCGATCGAAGGGTATGCGGAGCAGGTGCGCGTGTTCGGCCATCGTCTGGTCGCCGATACGGATGCGTCTCTCGCCGGCGGCGGCGAAGACGCCGGCGATATCGATTCGGTTCGTGCGCGCCTTGAAGCGGCGAATGGGACCATGGCGGATTATCTGCGCACGCATACGACCAAGCTGCTCGGCGACGTGCTCTATACGGCCAGCAACCTGATGCGCAATTCCTTTGCCATGTCCGACCGATGGGTGTGA
- a CDS encoding TetR/AcrR family transcriptional regulator, protein MTSLQRREQLIQVGRALFASKGFEAVSVEEIAASAKVSKPIVYEHFGGKEGLYAVIVDREMRALTTVLTSALNDSTAHPRQIVERTALALLSYIEQNADGFQVLVRDSPSTDPAGSFSSLLGDVSLKVENLLMEAFKRQKLPVKGVPYYAQMLVGMTVFTGQYWADRPKVSKEQLAAYIVDLAWHGLSRLDAKPELRFEGRKARQSAKRGAPDDDARRREAQGGETASQDTASQDSAAASREDTARDGAPEAEAGDDSRPDAA, encoded by the coding sequence ATGACATCACTGCAACGCCGCGAACAACTGATTCAGGTTGGTCGCGCGCTGTTCGCGTCCAAGGGGTTCGAAGCGGTGAGCGTGGAGGAGATCGCGGCCAGCGCGAAGGTCAGCAAGCCGATCGTGTACGAGCATTTCGGCGGCAAGGAAGGCCTGTACGCGGTGATCGTGGATCGCGAGATGCGCGCGCTGACCACGGTGCTGACGAGCGCGCTCAACGATTCGACCGCGCACCCCCGCCAGATCGTGGAGCGGACGGCGCTGGCGCTGCTGAGCTACATCGAGCAGAACGCGGACGGGTTCCAGGTGCTGGTGCGCGATTCGCCGAGCACCGATCCGGCCGGCTCGTTCAGTTCGCTGCTGGGCGACGTGAGCCTGAAGGTCGAGAATCTGCTCATGGAGGCGTTCAAGCGGCAGAAGCTGCCGGTGAAGGGGGTGCCGTACTACGCGCAGATGCTGGTTGGCATGACCGTGTTCACCGGCCAGTACTGGGCGGACCGCCCGAAGGTCAGCAAGGAGCAGCTCGCCGCGTACATCGTCGATCTGGCATGGCACGGGCTGTCCCGGCTGGATGCCAAGCCGGAACTGCGGTTCGAGGGCCGCAAGGCCCGACAGTCCGCGAAGCGCGGGGCTCCCGACGACGACGCACGGCGCCGGGAGGCGCAAGGGGGCGAGACGGCCTCGCAAGACACGGCCTCGCAAGACTCGGCCGCCGCATCGCGCGAGGACACGGCACGGGACGGGGCGCCGGAAGCGGAAGCAGGCGACGACTCGAGGCCTGACGCGGCATAG
- a CDS encoding DUF5696 domain-containing protein, giving the protein MQFECSGTTVLFDEDTLKLTFRRDEATWGWRDGFEPTLVCEQGTFPFTQAAKITHESRETGTGVGVYSTFAGFGGTPYTFATYIWIERSSGDVLFEWIPLNEDGLSATMLNWPGEMAFDDADGHCATLINDEQGVMIPNTWPAPVTTADVTFEGRFDTAGSYMPWFAQLRGDAHAYIAICETPWNAGYAIDHPANGPYTHVGMWFDPSLGTMAYRRVARYRFLKDADHTAICKTYRAYVNERGRLRTLAEKAARNPSIHRLIGCSWMHVGIKTVVQPESSFYDHEHPENNNSLVTFAARERQLRTLHELGAGRIYMHLDGWAQPGYDNEHPDYLPACREAGGWEGMKSLVDTCHGYGDLFGTHDQYRDYYFTARTFDKRNAVRLADGTMPEHSRWAGGHQTYLCAELAPDYVRRNFAEIAAHGITLDCAYLDVFTCNEGDECSNPDHRMTRRECYDRRAECFEYLLSHGILSSSEEVSDWAVPSLVFCHYAPYDFQMRSPEAPRHGIPVPLYNLVYHDCVIQPWMMERVVNGDDYMLYALLNGGAPYLIRDAAYVGVDGDMDDAQRAQAENDIERCQIVAALHERVGMSELVRHEFVDGDPLVQRSTFADGTSVTCDFHTQEYRIEQ; this is encoded by the coding sequence ATGCAGTTCGAATGTTCCGGCACCACGGTGCTGTTCGACGAGGATACGCTGAAGCTCACGTTCCGCCGCGACGAGGCGACATGGGGCTGGCGCGACGGCTTCGAGCCGACACTGGTCTGCGAACAGGGCACCTTCCCGTTCACCCAGGCGGCGAAGATCACGCACGAGAGCCGCGAGACCGGCACCGGAGTCGGCGTGTACAGCACCTTCGCGGGCTTCGGCGGCACGCCGTACACCTTCGCGACCTACATCTGGATCGAGCGCTCGTCCGGCGACGTGCTCTTCGAATGGATCCCGCTCAACGAGGACGGGCTCAGCGCCACCATGCTGAACTGGCCCGGCGAAATGGCGTTCGACGACGCCGACGGGCACTGCGCCACGCTCATCAACGACGAACAGGGCGTCATGATCCCCAACACCTGGCCGGCGCCGGTGACCACCGCCGACGTCACCTTCGAGGGGCGCTTCGACACCGCGGGCAGCTACATGCCGTGGTTCGCGCAGCTGCGCGGCGACGCGCACGCCTACATCGCGATCTGCGAGACGCCGTGGAACGCCGGCTACGCGATCGACCACCCCGCCAACGGCCCCTACACGCACGTCGGCATGTGGTTCGACCCGAGCCTCGGCACGATGGCGTACCGCCGCGTGGCGCGCTATCGCTTCCTCAAGGACGCCGATCACACCGCCATCTGCAAGACGTACCGCGCGTACGTCAACGAGCGCGGGCGCCTGCGCACGCTGGCCGAAAAGGCGGCGCGCAACCCCTCGATCCACCGGCTGATCGGCTGCTCGTGGATGCACGTCGGCATCAAGACCGTGGTGCAGCCCGAATCGTCGTTCTATGACCACGAGCACCCCGAGAACAACAACTCGCTGGTCACCTTCGCGGCGCGCGAGCGCCAGCTGCGCACGCTGCACGAGCTGGGCGCCGGCCGCATCTACATGCATCTGGACGGTTGGGCGCAGCCCGGCTACGACAACGAGCACCCGGACTACCTGCCCGCATGCCGCGAGGCCGGAGGCTGGGAGGGCATGAAGTCGCTGGTCGACACCTGCCATGGCTACGGCGACCTGTTCGGCACGCACGACCAGTACCGCGACTACTACTTCACCGCGCGCACCTTCGACAAGCGCAATGCGGTCCGTCTGGCGGACGGCACCATGCCCGAGCACTCGCGCTGGGCCGGCGGCCACCAGACCTACCTGTGCGCCGAGCTCGCGCCGGATTACGTGCGCCGCAACTTCGCCGAGATCGCCGCGCACGGCATCACGCTGGACTGCGCGTATCTGGACGTGTTCACCTGCAATGAGGGCGACGAATGCTCGAACCCCGACCACCGCATGACCCGCCGCGAGTGCTACGACCGCCGCGCCGAATGTTTCGAGTACCTGCTGTCGCACGGCATCCTGTCCTCGTCCGAGGAGGTGTCCGACTGGGCCGTGCCGAGCCTGGTGTTCTGCCACTACGCACCCTACGACTTCCAGATGCGCTCGCCCGAGGCGCCGCGCCACGGCATTCCGGTGCCGCTGTACAACCTCGTCTACCACGACTGCGTGATCCAGCCGTGGATGATGGAGCGCGTGGTCAACGGCGACGACTACATGCTCTACGCGCTGCTCAACGGCGGCGCGCCGTACCTGATCCGCGACGCCGCGTATGTCGGCGTGGACGGCGATATGGACGACGCGCAGCGCGCCCAGGCCGAGAACGACATCGAGCGCTGCCAGATCGTGGCCGCGCTGCATGAGCGCGTCGGCATGAGCGAGCTGGTGCGCCACGAGTTCGTCGACGGCGATCCGCTCGTGCAGCGTTCGACCTTCGCCGACGGCACGAGCGTGACCTGCGACTTCCACACGCAGGAGTACCGCATCGAGCAGTAG
- the ftsY gene encoding signal recognition particle-docking protein FtsY — MDTNVMIGIVAVVVIAVVLIVIGSLFDRSRKRALVKAEEEAKARADARIAQERAAAQAGAAEEVPAPSAAAAEAAKAEADKAAGAPEAPKTPEAPKQPATPTPAPTREKPESSASRITRLKAKLANSSNPFGKALFNILTKDNLTEADWEDVEDTLLLADVGAEASERLVEELRKDARITGKADPAEVRASLKEKLLDLVGRDTDRRLNASKEGAGKPSVIIMVGVNGTGKTTTAGKLARLFVSEDKRVIMGAADTFRAAAADQLETWGAKVNVPVVRSDKGGADPASVAFEAASRAKEENADVLIIDTAGRLQNKANLMDELGKIRRVTEKNLPVDEVLLVLDATTGQNGMTQAKVFAEAIGITGVVLSKLDGSAKGGIVISVQQALGVPVKLVGLGEGPDDLAPFDPEGFVDGILA, encoded by the coding sequence ATGGATACCAATGTGATGATCGGCATTGTGGCCGTTGTAGTTATCGCCGTCGTATTGATCGTGATCGGCTCGCTGTTCGACCGCTCGCGCAAGCGCGCGCTCGTCAAGGCCGAGGAGGAGGCCAAGGCCAGGGCCGATGCGCGCATCGCGCAGGAACGGGCCGCCGCCCAGGCCGGTGCCGCCGAAGAGGTGCCCGCCCCGTCAGCTGCGGCGGCTGAAGCGGCTAAAGCGGAAGCGGATAAAGCAGCCGGAGCTCCCGAAGCCCCCAAGACCCCCGAGGCGCCGAAGCAGCCCGCGACCCCCACTCCCGCTCCGACCCGAGAGAAGCCGGAATCCTCCGCATCGCGCATCACCCGCCTCAAGGCGAAGCTCGCCAACAGCTCCAACCCGTTCGGCAAGGCGCTGTTCAACATCCTCACCAAGGACAACCTCACCGAAGCCGATTGGGAGGACGTCGAGGACACGCTGCTGCTCGCCGACGTCGGCGCCGAGGCCAGCGAGCGGCTCGTCGAGGAACTGCGCAAGGACGCCCGCATCACCGGCAAGGCCGACCCGGCCGAGGTGCGCGCCAGCCTCAAGGAGAAGCTGCTCGATCTGGTCGGCCGCGACACCGACCGCCGGCTCAACGCCAGCAAGGAGGGCGCCGGCAAGCCTTCCGTCATCATCATGGTCGGCGTCAACGGCACCGGCAAGACCACGACCGCGGGCAAGCTCGCGCGCCTGTTCGTCTCCGAGGACAAGCGGGTCATCATGGGCGCCGCCGACACCTTCCGCGCGGCGGCGGCCGATCAGCTCGAAACGTGGGGCGCGAAGGTGAACGTGCCGGTTGTCCGTTCCGACAAGGGTGGCGCCGACCCGGCGTCCGTCGCGTTCGAGGCCGCCTCCCGGGCCAAGGAGGAGAACGCCGACGTGCTCATCATCGACACGGCCGGCCGCCTGCAGAACAAGGCGAATCTGATGGACGAGCTGGGCAAGATCCGCCGCGTCACCGAAAAGAACCTGCCCGTCGACGAGGTGCTGCTCGTGCTCGACGCCACCACCGGCCAGAACGGCATGACCCAGGCCAAGGTGTTCGCCGAGGCGATCGGCATCACCGGCGTGGTGCTCTCCAAGCTCGACGGCTCCGCCAAGGGCGGCATCGTGATCTCCGTGCAGCAGGCGCTCGGGGTGCCGGTCAAGCTCGTCGGCCTCGGCGAAGGTCCCGACGACTTGGCCCCCTTCGACCCGGAGGGCTTCGTCGACGGCATTCTTGCCTGA